The Legionella jordanis genomic sequence GTTGAGAGAATTAATGCTTGCTATGAAGAAACGAACGTTATGCCCTTAGTATTCATCACCCTTATCAATCCAGAAATTGTCAATACTATCAAACAAGCGAAAGCCAATATTTTCGATTTATTTCACACCTTTCTGGGTCCGCTGGAAGACACTTTAAATTCAAAATCCTCTTATACTGTTGGCCGAACTCATGGCGTTGCTAACAGTCAGATGTATAGCCAGCGGATTGAAGCGGTGGATTATGCCTTATCTCATGACGACGGCATTAAAATACGTGATTATGATAAAGCCGATATTATTTTAATAGGTGTATCTCGGTGCGGTAAAACGCCAAGCTGCATTTACATGGCTCTGCATTTCGGTGTATTGGCTGCAAATTACCCGTTTACTGAAGAAGATCTTACTTTTTTCAAATTGCCTGACTCTTTAAGACCTTTCAAACAAAAGCTATTTGGTTTAACGATTGACCCAGAAAGACTACAGCACATCCGTACTGAGCGCCGACCTAATAGTAAATACGCTTCTTTAGAGCAATGCCGACTTGAAGTAAAAGAGGTTGAGTCGATGTATCAGCGGGAAAAAATTCCCTATTTGAATTCAACGC encodes the following:
- the ppsR gene encoding posphoenolpyruvate synthetase regulatory kinase/phosphorylase PpsR: MKRHVFMLSDGTGITAENLGNSLISQFENIQFEKQTIPYVDTVDKAQMVVERINACYEETNVMPLVFITLINPEIVNTIKQAKANIFDLFHTFLGPLEDTLNSKSSYTVGRTHGVANSQMYSQRIEAVDYALSHDDGIKIRDYDKADIILIGVSRCGKTPSCIYMALHFGVLAANYPFTEEDLTFFKLPDSLRPFKQKLFGLTIDPERLQHIRTERRPNSKYASLEQCRLEVKEVESMYQREKIPYLNSTRYSVEEISTKVLSIAGLKRKF